The following are encoded in a window of Calonectris borealis chromosome 17, bCalBor7.hap1.2, whole genome shotgun sequence genomic DNA:
- the TTI1 gene encoding TELO2-interacting protein 1 homolog isoform X3 produces MAVFDTPQEAFGALRPVCVQLTRAQTMENVARLQAQLAAVSASALQELQEYVLFPLRFALKVPGPKQERLVQSVVQCMSSVLAATCVKKQELLQELFSELCTCLSPPSGSSKPASLSEELKLAVIQALHTLMHSAYGDVILSLYQPSTLPLLGFAVSLLLGLAEQEKAKQIKISALKCLQVLVLQCDCQEHRHLDEDEAQQCGDLFASFLPGISITLSRVITGDIKQGHKTTVCAIRLFYLIVGLVMADAQLARIPKNKEKLPVEQSRISELLVHRGPDWSKSTAEKLSLLLHKMVEFSSVHPHWKVRLELVELVHHLLRNCSRSLVDSFSHLLKALVGLVNDENSEVQSRCNEVLQGIAEQRIVAQNRALADVLSENLHSLATALPRLMNSQDDTGKVSTLSLLLGYLKLLGPKINIVLNSVSHLHRLSKALMQVLELDVTDVKIVEDRRWGCESTCGPSGSLQQGVQKGRCQKKYFRFFTEEKVFQLLQQVCRVLGYHGNLYLLVDHFMGLYGESGMYRKQAAMVLNELIAGAAGLGVDVLQEREVLLNMDDLKGSIMSILDEYTDQANWYLITSIDTEEISHEHSVQCSGLTAHPGGACSSILLPSPEPHVTTRTMNSNIWQICLQLEGIGCFAAVLGKEFRLLLLSALYPVLEKAGDKTLLISETALGTLVDICEACSYDSVQSLINENSDYLVNGISLNLRQLAHQPHASQVLDTMLRHSDASLLPLVEDVIQDVLSTLDQSYNNQASTFLRVLHSVMAALDEVLPLAKPEPNNSDTEGETLLPSHAQLAKDVMERCIHLLSDGNLRVRLKVLDVLELCVTVLHPHGNHLLPMAHRVWPALVTRLVSDDPLAVLRAFKVLCTLAQKCGDFLRQRFSKDVLPKLTRSLLSQAPASARAGPVYNHTLAFKLQLAVLQGLGSLCEKLDMGESDLNKVADACLIYLSAKQPMKLQEAAQSVFLHLMHVDPDSTWLLLNEVCCPHQYEPPHIGLRPVKLSGMGRPRNEFTDNVLFLLERLQQRESATPRAGTPEASPP; encoded by the exons ATGGCCGTCTTCGACACCCCCCAGGAGGCCTTCGGGGCCCTGCGCCCCGTCTGCGTGCAGCTGACGAGGGCACAGACCATGGAGAACGTGGCGCGCCTGCAGGCCCAGCTGGCAGCGGTCAGCGCCTCGgccctgcaggagctgcaggagtaCGTCCTCTTCCCCCTGCGCTTCGCCCTGAAGGTGCCGGGGCCCAAGCAGGAGCGCCTGGTGCAGAGCGTGGTGCAGTGCATGTCCTCCGTCCTCGCAGCAACGTGCGTGAAgaagcaggagctcctgcaggagcTTTTTTCTGAGCTTTGTACGTGCCTCTCTCCCCCTTCTGGCTCAAGCAAACCAGCCTCGCTGTCAGAGGAGTTAAAGTTGGCTGTAATCCAGGCACTCCACACCCTGATGCATTCAGCTTATGGGGATGTTATCCTGTCTTTGTATCAACCTTCCACCCTTCCTCTCTTAGGATTTGCTGTATCTTTGCTTCTGGGCCTAGCAgagcaagaaaaagcaaagcaaattaagaTCTCTGCTTTGAAGTGCTTACAGGTCCTAGTTCTGCAGTGTGACTGCCAGGAGCATCGACACCTAGATGAAGATGAGGCACAGCAATGTGGggatttgtttgcttcttttctgcCTGGGATTTCCATTACGCTGTCTCGGGTTATTACTGGAGACATCAAACAAGGTCACAAAACCACCGTTTGTGCCATCAGACTCTTTTATCTGATTGTTGGCTTGGTAATGGCTGATGCACAGCTAGCCAGAATcccaaagaataaagaaaagctgCCAGTGGAACAAAGCAGAATATCAGAACTACTGGTCCATAGAGGACCTGACTGGAGTAAAAGTACTGCCGAAAAactctctctcctcctgcatAAAATGGTTGAATTTTCTTCAGTTCACCCCCACTGGAAAGTGAGACTGGAGCTGGTGGAACTGGTCCACCACTTACTGAGGAACTGCAGTCGGTCGCTGGTGGACTCGTTCAGTCATCTTTTAAAAGCCTTGGTTGGGCTGGTGAACGATGAAAACAGCGAAGTCCAAAGCAGGTGTAACGAGGTTCTGCAAGGCATTGCAGAGCAGAGGATCGTAGCACAGAACAGGGCTCTTGCTGATGTCCTCTCTGAGAACCTCCATTCCCTTGCCACAGCTCTTCCTCGCCTGATGAACTCTCAGGATGACACGGGCAAGGTTTCCACTTTGAGCCTGTTGCTTGGCTATTTGAAGCTGCTGGGCCCCAAGATTAACATTGTCCTCAACTCCGTATCCCACCTCCACCGTCTGTCCAAAGCGCTGATGCAAGTTCTGGAGCTGGACGTGACAGATGTGAAGATAGTGGAAGACAGGCGCTGGGGCTGCGAGAGCACCTGCGGACCTTCGGGCTCCTTGCAGCAGGGTGTGCAGAAAGGCAGATGTCAGAAGAAATACTTCCGCTTCTTCACGGAGGAGAAAGttttccagctccttcagcaaGTTTGTCGCGTTCTTGGCTACCACGGGAACCTCTATTTGCTTGTGGATCATTTCATGGGGCTGTACGGTGAATCTGGCATGTACCGAAAGCAGGCAGCGATGGTCCTCAATGAGCTGATTGCGGGAGCTGCTGGACTGGGAGTGGATGTCCTTCAGGAAAGGGAAGTTTTGCTGAACATGGATGATCTCAAAGGGTCCATAATGTCCATTCTCGATGAGTACACAGACCAGGCGAACTGGTATTTGATCACTAGCATTGATACAGAAGAAATCAGCCATGAGCACTCTGTGCAATGTTCAGGACTTACTGCCCATCCAGGAGGTGCGTGCAGCAGCATTCTCCTTCCATCCCCAGAGCCGCATGTAACGACCCGCACCATGAACAGCAACATCTGGCAGATCTGCCTCCAGCTGGAAGGCATCGGCTGCTTCGCTGCTGTCCTCGGGAAGGAGTTCCGGTTGCTTCTGCTGTCAGCTCTCTACCCTGTGTTGGAGAAGGCAGGCGACAAGACTTTGCTCATCAGTGAGACAGCGCTGGGGACGCTGGTAGACATATGCGAGGCCTGCAGTTATGACTCCGTGCAGTCTTTGATTAATGAGAATTCTGACTATCTGGTGAATGGGATTTCCCTGAATTTGCGCCAGCTGGCACATCAGCCACATGCTTCCCAGGTCCTGGACACTATGCTGAGGCATTCAGATGCCAGCTTGCTGCCACTGGTAGAAGACGTTATCCAAGATGTCCTGTCTACGCTAGATCAGTCTTACAATAACCAGGCTTCCACTTTCCTCAGGGTCCTCCACTCAGTAATGGCAGCTTTAG ATGAGGTTCTCCCCCTTGCTAAGCCGGAGCCAAACAACTCTGACACAGAAGGAGAAACTCTACTGCCAAGCCATGCTCAGCTGGCCAAAGATGTGATGGAGAGGTGCATCCACTTGCTGTCTGATGGGAACCTGCGAGTGCGGCTGAAG GTCCTGGACGTGCTGGAGCTCTGTGTAACTGTGCTGCATCCTCACGGAAACCATCTGCTTCCCATGGCTCATCGTGTCTGGCCAGCTCTTGTCACCCGGCTGGTTAGTGATGACCCTCTGGCAGTGCTCAGAGCCTTCAAG GTGCTGTGTACCCTGGCTCAAAAGTGCGGGGACTTTCTGAGGCAGAGATTCTCCAAAGATGTCCTGCCTAAGCTGACCCGTTCCCTCCTCAGCCAGGCCCCAGCAAGTGCCAGAGCCGGGCCTGTGTACAACCACACGCTTGCCTTCAAGTTGCAGCTGGCTGTGTTGCAGGGACTGGGTTCTCTGTGCGAGAAGTTGGACATGG GCGAGAGTGACCTGAATAAAGTGGCAGATGCCTGCCTGATTTACCTCAGTGCCAAGCAACCCATGAAATTGCAAGAAGCTGCCCAGAG CGTTTTCCTCCACTTAATGCACGTGGACCCTGACAGCACATGGCTCCTCCTGAACGAGGTCTGCTGCCCTCACCAGTACGAGCCCCCCCACATCGGCCTGCGGCCCGTGAAGCTAAGTGGGATGGGGAGGCCGCGGAACGAGTTCACCGACAACGTGCTGTTCCTGCTGGAAAGGCTGCAGCAGCGGGAGAGCGCGACGCCACGGGCTGGCACCCCAGAGGCATCTCCTCCTTGA